CGATCATCTGTTTCACCTTCTCGGGGTCGACGGCGCGCCGCGTCGCGCGCGAGCGGCCGGGCGCGCCGTTGCTCGTCCTGACCCCGAAGAAAGAGGCGGCGCGGCGCATGGGACTGCTGTGGGGCGCGCATGCGGTGCCGACCCGCGATATCGGCAGCTTCGAGGAGATGATCGCCAAGGGCAAGCGCATGGCGCTGCGCCACGGCATCGGCAAGGCGGGCGCCAAGCTGGTGATGATGGCGGGGGTGCCGTTCGGCACGCCGGGATCGACCAACGTGCTGCATGTCGCGACGCTGACCGGCGACGAGCTGCGCGGATACGCCTGACTGATTCACTCTGGCACAAAAGTTACCCGCCGATTCAGTAATTTGCGAAGTTGAGTCAGAACGGGACGAACAAAAATGGTAAATGCTGTTTGCACCATTGACCGGGCGCGGCATATTCGGTGCATGTAGCGCGTCGGGACCCGCGTCGGGGGGATCGGCATCGCAAAAGCCCGGAGGTTCCCACGCGTGTCCGCACCGTTCCGTTTCCCGCGTTTCTTCGTCACCAGCCCGGCGCCTTGCCCCTATCTGGAGGGCAAGACCGAACGGAAGGTGTTCACCGAACTCAGCGGCAACAATGCGAACGAACTCAACGACGCGCTGGGCCGTATCGGTTTCCGTCGCAGCCAGTCGGTCGCCTATCGCCCGAGCTGCGCCGATTGTTCGGCGTGCGTGTCGGTCCGCGTCTGTGCGGGCGAGTTCAAGCCGAGCAATTCGCAAAAGCGCAACCTGCGCCGCAACGGCGACCTGATCGCGACCGCCTGCAAACCTTGGGCGACCGACGAGCAATATAGCCTGCTCCAGTCCTATCTCGCCTCGCGCCATCCCACCGGCGGCATGGCCGACATGGACGATCAGGATTTCGCCGACATGGTCGAACAGACCCCGGTCGACAGCCATATGATCGAATATCGCGAGCCGACCGCCGACGGCAGCCGGGGCCGCCTCGTCGGCTGCTGCCTGACCGACCGGCAGGGCGACGGGCTGTCGATGATCTACAGCTTCTTCGACGCGGCGCACCCGATGCGCGAGGGGCTCGGCACCTATATCATCGCCGACCATGTGATCCGCGCCGCGAACGCCGGCCTGCCCTATGTCTATCTCGGCTACTGGATCGAGGGATCGGCGCGCATGGCGTACAAGGCACGCTTCCGCCCGCTCGAAAAGCTGGGCCCCGACGGCTGGGCGCGGTTCGAGCCGGTGGCTTCGGACCGCATCGCGGCGATTTTCGAGCTCGCCTGAATCGGGCTATTGCGAACGTCTCGCAGCTCCGCCTCGCCGGTTGACCTTTTCCCGCTTTCAAGGGCATAGCTTCATCTTCAGGACATAAGTCCGGGTCGCATCCATATGAAGGTCGCTTGGGGGCAAGCGGTTGGGGGGAATAGGATGCCCGTTCACGCGTTCCATGTCTTTTCGATCAGGGCTTTCGGCCGCGAAGGCGCGCGTGCATGAGTGACGCGGTCAAGGTTGCGATCATCGGTTCGGGCCCCGCGGGACTCAGCGCCGCGTCGCGTGCCGGGCAGCTCGGGCTGAGCCACGTCCTGCTCGAAAAGACCGACCATCTTTCCGATACGATCTTCAAATATCAGAAGGGCAAGCGCGTGCTTGCGACGCCCGAGCGGCTCGACCTGCGTTCCGACTGCCGTTTCGCCGAGGGCGCGCGCGAATATATCCTCGGCAACTGGGACGAGGACGCCGCCAATAACAAGGTGAATGTCGTCAAGCATGCCGAAGTCACCGAAGTGACGGGGCAGCAGGGCGCGTTCGAGATCAAGACCGCCAAGGGCGAGGTCTACAAGGCCGAGAATATCGTGCTGGCGATCGGCACGCAGGGCAATCCGAACCGCATGCGCTGCGGCGGCGCCGACCTGCCGCATATCATCTATCAGGTCGACGACCCGGAGGATTTCAAGGACAAGCATATCACCGTCGTCGGATCGGGCGATGCGGGGATCGAAAACGCCCTCGGCGTCGCCGAAGAAGCGCTCGAAAATACCGTCACCATCCTCAACCGCTCGAAGGATTTCGCGCGCGCCAAGGCGAAGAATGTCTCCGACATGATGGAGGCGGGCGAGAACGGCTTCATGTCGATCCGCACCGAGACACAGCCGAAACTGGTCGAGCCCGGCTGGCTGACGCTCGAAACGCCGACCGGCGACGAGAAGATCCAGTGCGACGTGATCGTCGCGCGGCTGGGTTCGGTCGCGCCGCGCGGTTTCGTCGAATCGATGGGGATCGAGTTCACCGGGCCCGACCGCGAAGCCTTTCCGAAGCTGTCGCCGACCTTTGAATCGACCGTCCCCGGCATTTTCGTGATCGGTGCGCTCGCCGGCTATCCGCTGATCAAGCATTGCATGAACCAGGGCTATGATGTCGTCGAGTTCATCAACGGCAATACCGCGCTGACCCCCGCCGACGAAAAGGATCTCGCCGCAATCTTCGCAGGGCTGCCGCAGCAGAAACCGGTCAGCGAATGGCTCGAGTATCTGCGCACCCGCATCCGCATCTTCGCCGATGTCTCGCCGCTCCAGATGCGCGAATTCATGCTCGATTCGAAGGTCGCTTTCTATCGCAAGGGCGATGTGGTGTTCGAAAAGGGCGAGCCGGGATCGTCGCTGTTCGCCATCGCCGATGGCCATGCCGAGGTCGAGGTCGGTCCCGGCATCACCGTGCCGATCGAACAGGGATCGATCTTCGGCGAGGTCGGGCTGATTTCGGGCCGCAAGCGCGGCGCGACGATCCGCGCCGGCGAGGACAGCATCTTCGTCGAGGTCTCGCGCACCGCGGCGCTCAAGCTGATGGCGGCGGTGCCCGGCGCCAAGCGCGTGATCAACCGCATCTCGCTCGAACGCCAGTTGCTGCAGATCTTCAAGGGCGGGCTGACGGTCGACGATCTGGCCGAAGTCGTCGACACGGCGGAGGTCGAGCGCGTGCCTGCGGGCAAGACGGTGCTGACCGAGGGCGAGCAGGGCGACGACGTCTATGTCATCCGCTCGGGATCGATGGTGGTCGAGAAGGATATCGGCGGCAAGCCGATCTTCCTCCGCTATTTGCCCGCGGGCAGCTTTTTTGGCGAGATGGGCGTGCTGAGCGGCGAGCCGCGCAACGCCACGGTGAAGGCGGCGGTGGGCGCCGAACTCATCAAGCTGACTGGTGAAAGCTTTCGCAAGATGCTCGCCGCGCGGCCGCAGGTGCGCGAGGCGACCGAGGCGGCGGTCGCTGAACGCGCGCAGATGAACAGCTTTATCGAATCGCGCAAGGCAAGCTATTCGAGCGCGGTCGACCTCTATTCGGACACCGCGAGCTTCATCATGAAGGAGGGGCTCGGCGAAGCGACCGACGCGCTCCTGATCGACGAGAATCTCTGCGTCGGCTGCGACAATTGCGAGAAAGCGTGCGCCGACAGCCACGAAGGCCTGTCTCGGCTCGACCGCGAGGCGGGCAAGACCTTTGCGCATCTGCACGTCCCGACGAGTTGTCGCCACTGCGAGCATCCGCACTGCATGGCCGACTGCCCGCCGAACGTGATCCACCGCGGCCCCGATGGTGAGGTGTTCATGGAGCCGGGTTGCATCGGCTGCGGCAACTGCATGCGCAACTGCCCCTATGGCGTGATCCGCATGGAGGCGGCGCCACCCCAAAAGCCGAGCCTGCTGCGCTGGCTGCTCACCGGCTTCGGCCCCGGCCCCGGCGAACCGTCGCCCAAATGGACGAAGAAGCAGCTGGGTGAGGAGAAGCCGAAGAAGATCGCGGTCAAATGCGACATGTGCAAGGGCATCGCGGGCGGGCCCGCCTGCGTGCGGGCGTGCCCGACCGGCGCCGCAATCCGCGTGTCGCCCGAGGAGTTCCTGTCGATCGCGCGGCTGCAAGAGGACGCCGACTGATGGCGAGCCTGTTCCAGCGCCGCCGCAACAAGGCCACGCAGGTCGAGCGCGTGCGCGAACGGCGGCACGAGGGTTTCCTGCGCTATGCGGGTTTCCGCTGGGCCAAGATCTCGGCCAGCCTTTGCCTGCTCGTGATCGTCAGCTACGCACTGGTCGACGTGACGCCGCGGCATAATGGCGGGAGCTGGTACGGCTATACGCTCGGCACCATCGGCGCCGGGCTGATCTTGTGGCTCACCGCATTGGGTTATCGCAAGCGCAAGATGACGAGCGATCACTGGTCGCTAAAGGCATGGACCTCGGCGCATGTCTATCTGGGGCTGAGCCTGATTGTCATCGGC
The Sphingopyxis macrogoltabida genome window above contains:
- a CDS encoding arginyltransferase; the encoded protein is MSAPFRFPRFFVTSPAPCPYLEGKTERKVFTELSGNNANELNDALGRIGFRRSQSVAYRPSCADCSACVSVRVCAGEFKPSNSQKRNLRRNGDLIATACKPWATDEQYSLLQSYLASRHPTGGMADMDDQDFADMVEQTPVDSHMIEYREPTADGSRGRLVGCCLTDRQGDGLSMIYSFFDAAHPMREGLGTYIIADHVIRAANAGLPYVYLGYWIEGSARMAYKARFRPLEKLGPDGWARFEPVASDRIAAIFELA
- a CDS encoding cyclic nucleotide-binding domain-containing protein; translation: MSDAVKVAIIGSGPAGLSAASRAGQLGLSHVLLEKTDHLSDTIFKYQKGKRVLATPERLDLRSDCRFAEGAREYILGNWDEDAANNKVNVVKHAEVTEVTGQQGAFEIKTAKGEVYKAENIVLAIGTQGNPNRMRCGGADLPHIIYQVDDPEDFKDKHITVVGSGDAGIENALGVAEEALENTVTILNRSKDFARAKAKNVSDMMEAGENGFMSIRTETQPKLVEPGWLTLETPTGDEKIQCDVIVARLGSVAPRGFVESMGIEFTGPDREAFPKLSPTFESTVPGIFVIGALAGYPLIKHCMNQGYDVVEFINGNTALTPADEKDLAAIFAGLPQQKPVSEWLEYLRTRIRIFADVSPLQMREFMLDSKVAFYRKGDVVFEKGEPGSSLFAIADGHAEVEVGPGITVPIEQGSIFGEVGLISGRKRGATIRAGEDSIFVEVSRTAALKLMAAVPGAKRVINRISLERQLLQIFKGGLTVDDLAEVVDTAEVERVPAGKTVLTEGEQGDDVYVIRSGSMVVEKDIGGKPIFLRYLPAGSFFGEMGVLSGEPRNATVKAAVGAELIKLTGESFRKMLAARPQVREATEAAVAERAQMNSFIESRKASYSSAVDLYSDTASFIMKEGLGEATDALLIDENLCVGCDNCEKACADSHEGLSRLDREAGKTFAHLHVPTSCRHCEHPHCMADCPPNVIHRGPDGEVFMEPGCIGCGNCMRNCPYGVIRMEAAPPQKPSLLRWLLTGFGPGPGEPSPKWTKKQLGEEKPKKIAVKCDMCKGIAGGPACVRACPTGAAIRVSPEEFLSIARLQEDAD